Proteins co-encoded in one Fusarium fujikuroi IMI 58289 draft genome, chromosome FFUJ_chr06 genomic window:
- a CDS encoding related to C6 transcription factor, with the protein MRPVPIIRSRTGCFTCRKRKKKCDESKPICSGCKRNKLDCVWPEPQPAKEPSRSSFGAASTSSQQSVASLRQGHDADSVNDPVIPDPVPEEDRAAENPDVPQNGDSSPVHGQVQGQGDTHMVDAEADVDIITSVDDVDQPSPSQSSNSSDSPTVITTWDADTANALTLTLPPSPDTGLSFNGAITMPMSMLPEQGHQSYELLSYYLSRTANSMGNGSTDVNPFIAKLIPLAFSKPLVLQLILAQSAAHRQASAERHPSDEIAQRYYTDSLRMFRNVVDEYVSGNAENTLVLTVGSLIMCLTEVAKGDIHGTIFDHLTASKSLVSTLLTGTQNMVYDDLPDFLIEYYMHIAGTSMISIDPQYNSQSLLSPDIEVRARNLVARKYVGQLCGCWLEILILISQIFHLGQVMSSPTADGEISPNPDNIVNFAFLQSQVMGFFPDPSVTPYTRLAGLVWKQAALLYLWTVLGKPYQQPEGSFQRALVESAVAEAVALLDQFPASVRINTSLCWPLAVIGCSTSDPTVQQVLRTRLQTMLDTIGLGNMRQTLVLLEHIWEQPPDQVSPWTLCRAMRERQIWISFA; encoded by the exons ATGCGTCCCGTGCCTATAATCCGCAGTAGGACGGGCTGTTTTACCTGTAGGAAGCGCAAAAAGAAGTGCGACGAGAG TAAACCAATCTGCAGCGGTTGCAAGCGCAATAAGCTCGACTGTGTCTGGCCTGAACCACAGCCTGCCAAGGAGCCATCGCGGTCCTCATTTGGTGCTGCATCTACAAGCTCACAGCAGAGCGTTGCTTCGCTGAGACAGGGCCACGATGCGGACTCGGTGAATGACCCGGTCATACCGGACCCGGTGCCGGAGGAGGACCGAGCTGCTGAGAATCCCGATGTACCCCAGAATGGCGACAGTTCTCCGGTGCATGGGCAAGTGCAAGGGCAAGGGGACACCCACATGGTCGATGCTGAAGCTGATGTGGATATCATCACTtccgttgatgatgttgatcagCCATCTCCTTCACAGTCATCCAACTCATCAGACTCACCGACTGTTATCACAACATGGGATGCAGATACCGCCAAcgctctcactctcactctgCCGCCGTCCCCAGACACAGGACTCTCATTCAACGGAGCTATTACTATGCCAATGTCGATGCTACCTGAGCAGGGACATCAGTCATATGAGCTCCTCAGTTACTACCTGTCACGAACGGCCAATAGCATGGGCAACGGTTCCACAGACGTGAATCCCTTCATCGCCAAGCTTATAccattggccttctcaaAACCTCTTGTGTTACAACTTATCCTCGCTCAGAGCGCTGCGCATCGCCAGGCATCAGCAGAGCGACATCCAAGCGATGAGATTGCTCAGAGATATTACACCGACTCACTGCGGATGTTTAGGAATGTCGTCGATGAGTATGTATCTGGAAACGCAGAGAACACCCTTGTCTTGACAGTCGGCAGTCTTATTATGTGTTTGACTGAG GTTGCCAAGGGAGACATTCACGGCACAATATTTGACCATCTAACAGCGTCCAAGTCATTAGTGAGCACATTACTCACAGGGACACAGAACATGGTATACGACGATTTACCAGACTTTCTAATCGAGTACTACATGCATATCGCAGGCACCAGTATGATCTCGATTGATCCCCAGTATAACTCACAGTCATTGCTCAGCCCCGATATTGAAGTCCGGGCCAGAAACTTGGTCGCAAGGAAGTACGTCGGCCAACTATGTGGCTGCTGGCTCGAAATCCTCATTCTTATATCCCAGATCTTTCACCTAGGACAAGTAATGTCTTCACCGACTGCCGATGGAGAGATCTCTCCAAACCCCGACAACATTGTCAATTTCGCTTTCCTTCAATCTCAAGTAATGGGCTTCTTCCCAGATCCTTCCGTCACACCATATACACGTCTTGCGGGGCTGGTATGGAAACAAGCTGCCCTCCTTTATCTCTGGACAGTCCTCGGAAAACCTTATCAGCAACCTGAAGGTAGCTTCCAACGAGCATTAGTTGAATCGGCCGTCGCTGAAGCAGTGGCATTACTTGATCAGTTCCCCGCTTCGGTCAGGATAAATACGAGTCTCTGCTGGCCACTCGCTGTCATCGGGTGTAGCACTTCAGATCCTACAGTCCAGCAGGTTTTGAGGACGCGGTTGCAGACTATGTTGGACACAATTGGTCTGGGGAATATGAGACAAACACTGGTGCTACTGGAGCATATTTGGGAGCAGCCGCCGGACCAAGTCAGTCCTTGGACGCTATGTAGGGCGATGCGTGAGCGTCAGAtctggatatcttttgcaTGA